The proteins below come from a single Cannabis sativa cultivar Pink pepper isolate KNU-18-1 chromosome 3, ASM2916894v1, whole genome shotgun sequence genomic window:
- the LOC115709920 gene encoding uncharacterized protein LOC115709920, producing MAPVAPRSGDAIFASVDRVNAELFTLTYGAIVRQLLTDLEEVEEVNKQLDQMGYNIGIRLVDEFLAKSNVSSCVDFKETAEVIAKVGFKMFLGVTASVTNWDADGTCCSIVLEDNPLVDFVELPDNCQGLYYCNILSGVIRGALEMVSMKTEITWARDMLRGDDAFELQVKLIKQVPEEYPYKDDE from the exons ATGGCTCCTGTCGCTCCTCGTTCTGGTGATGCCATTTTCGCTAGTGTTGATCGCGTG AATGCGGAGCTATTTACCCTGACGTATGGTGCCATTGTGCGCCAGTTGCTTACGGATCTGGAGGAGGTTGAAGAGGTCAACAAACAGCTTGATCAAAT GGGCTATAATATTGGCATTCGTCTGGTTGACGAGTTCCTGGCAAAGTCGAATGTGTCCAGTTGTGTTGACTTCAAAGAAACGGCTGAAGTTATTGCAAAG GTTGGCTTTAAGATGTTCTTGGGAGTCACTGCATCCGTGACGAACTGGGATGCTGATGGAACATGCTGCAGTATTGTTTTGGAGGACAATCCTTTGGTAGATTTCGTTGAGCTTCCTGATAATTGTCAGGGTCTGTATTACTGCAACATCTTAAGTGGAGTCATTAGAGGAGCCTTAGAAATG GTGTCGATGAAGACTGAAATCACTTGGGCGCGGGATATGCTTCGAGGTGATGATGCATTTGAGTTGCAAGTAAAACTCATAAAGCAAGTTCCAGAAGAATACCCCTACAAAGATGATGAGTAA